Proteins encoded together in one Diabrotica undecimpunctata isolate CICGRU chromosome 3, icDiaUnde3, whole genome shotgun sequence window:
- the LOC140435656 gene encoding uncharacterized protein produces MSAAKRSRSVNFTKEEELLLIEEVSKYKSIIECKTTNKLNWNEKENAWKKIVANFNAKNFHARTLDQVRAKYDNIKSKARKEVAKLRCYQAGTGGGPCSSFNLDTSTDAVLDLMNLKTVMGLNAEFDSDSIEINKDIQNDVGELFEMDVNNILIVEESSTTSKDEFEHSDNNTDSKISLEVVEQDSPRKNWNKYVPEKLKKTAHQKLRPKVLNPAIEAKKKYYEHKLEVLIEENQRQKEKEEREKAKHERDIREQDLKIKILEMELKLKQKILAQQNL; encoded by the exons ATGTCTGCAGCGAAAAGAAGTCGTTCTGTGAATTTCACGAAAGAGGAGGAACTTTTACTCATTGAGGAAGTCTCTAAATATAAATCAATCATAGAGTGTAAaacaacaaataaactaaattggAATGAGAAG GAAAATGCTTGGAAGAAAATTGTTGCTAATTTTAACGCAAAAAACTTTCATGCCAGGACACTGGATCAAGTACGGGCCAAATATGATAACATAAAGAGCAAGGCAAGAAAGGAAGTTGCCAAGTTAAGGTGCTACCAAGCGGGGACTGGTGGCGGCCCATGCTCCAGTTTTAATTTAGACACCAGTACAGATGCTGTACTGGATTTGATGAATTTAAAGACAGTAATGGGTTTGAATGCAGAATTTGATTCTGATTCTATTGAAATCAATAAA GATATACAAAATGATGTTggagaattatttgaaatggatgTCAATAAC attttaattgtTGAAGAATCATCAACAACATCAAAAGATGAATTTGAACATAGTGATAACAATACAGACTCCAAAATTTCTTTAGAAGTAGTTGAACAG GATTCACCCAGAAAAAACTGGAACAAGTATGTTccggaaaaattaaaaaaaacagccCATCAAAAGCTGAGGCCTAAAGTTTTAAATCCTGCCATTGAggcaaagaaaaaatattatgaaCACAAGCTGGAAGTATTAATTGAagaaaatcaaaggcaaaaggaAAAGGAAGAGAGGGAAAAGGCTAAACATGAGAGAGATATAAGGGAGcaggatttaaaaattaaaatattagaaatggaattaaaattaaaacaaaaaattttggctcaacaaaatttataa